Below is a genomic region from Caulobacter rhizosphaerae.
TGGTGATCGTCGTCACGCCGCACTTGGTCAAGCCGACCCGAGCGCGGATGGCGACACCGGCGGACCGCTTCACGCCGCCGTCCGACACCGAACTTTTCCTGCTGGGCCGCGGCCAGGCGAACCAGGGCGCTCTGTCGCCCGAGGATCGCGTGCTGCTGACCGGCGCCGCCGGCAAGGGAGGGGTCGAAGGACCCTATGGCCATGTCCTGCACTAGAATGATCCCCCTGGCGGTTCTGGCCGCCGTCGTCGCCCTGGCCGGTTGCGCCGATGCGCAGCGCGACCTCTCGCCGGACTTTGGCGCGGCGGTGCGCACCAACCTCGCCGCCCAGATCGCCGATCCCGAGGCGCGCTACGAGGGAGTCGGGCAACCAGGCGGCGACGGCGTCCGCGCCGCCCTGGCCGCCAGCCGCTACGGCAAGAACCAGGTCGTCCAGCCGGCCCAAGCCGCCACCTCCAGCGTCGACTCCAAGGGAGGGGCGAAGGGCCCAGGCTCCGCCAACTGACATGTCCCTCACAAGACGTTTCCTTCATGATCAATCCGGCGCCGTGGCGGCCCTCACAGGGGTGGCCCTGGTCGGCCTGGTGGCGATCGGCGGCCTGGCCTACGACGTCAGTCGGGCCTACGCCCTGCGGGCCGAGCTGGAGAGCGCGGTCGACGCGGCTGCCCTCGCCGGGGCCAGCCAGCTGGATGGAAGCGAGGGGGCCATGGGCCGCGCCCAGACCGCCGCCATGGGCAGCCTGGTCAGCAACCGCGGGGCCCTGGCCGACGCCTTCGAGGGCAATGTCGCGATCAGCGCCGGCGACATCGCCTTCCTCAGCGCCCACGATCCCGACGTCGCGGCGACCAGCAACGCCAACGCCAGCTTCATCCGCATCAGCCTGACGCCCCGGTCCTTGGGCCTGGTGTTCGGGGCGCTGACCGGCGTCGGCGGCTTCAACGCCACGGCCCGCGCGGTGGCCGGCTACGGCACGGCGATCTGCAAGGTGCCGCCGCTGCTGCTGTGCAATCCCAACGAGGCCACCAGCCTGACCTTCGATGGCGACGCCTATATCGGCAAGAGCGTCCTGCTGACCCCGCCGCCGGGCGGCAACGGGGCCTGGGGCCCTGGCAACTTCGGCTTCCTGTCGGTGGGGTCGGGCGCGGCCGACGTCAAGAACGCCATGGGCCGCAGTCCGCCGCTGACCGAGTGCTTCGGCGCCACGGCCCAGACCCAGACCGGCAACATCGCCTCGGCCGACGACTGGTTCAATGTTCGTTTCGACATCTACAAGTCGTCGGCGGGCGGCAACAAGAACGACCCGCTGTTCCTGCCGGCCATGAACACCATGGTCGGCGCCAAGACCGGCGCGGGCGCCAGCGCCTGCTCGCCCTCGGTCTCCGCGCCCAGCAACTCGTGCGCCAGCGCCGCGGCCCTCGCCAACGGCACGGGCTTCCCGCTGGACTGCGGCCAGACCGGCGTGCTGGGCAGCGGCGTGTGGAACGCGGCCCAGTACTTCGCCACCAACCATTCGGGGATCAATCCGACCACCTACACGCCCCAGGTTCCGGCGGGATCGAGCGGGACCGGCTGGGCCGCCTATGGTCCCGCGCCCGCCGCCGGTGGAACCAGCCCGACCCGCTACCAGGTCTACAAGTGGGAACTGGCGATGCTGGACGGCTCGATCGCCAAGCCGGCCGGGGCCTTCTCCGACGGCCAGACGGCGACCAGCGGGTCGCACGACTACGCCGCGCCCCAGTGCAACAAGACCGGCGCCCAGGTCGCGCCCGACCGCCGCACCATCTCGGCGGTGATCGCCAACTGCCACGCCGACAACGTCCATGGCAGCTCGACCGTGCATATCATCGCCTATGTCGACCTGTTCCTGACCGCCCCGGCCGTCAGCAATTCGATCTATGGCGAGGTCATCGGGACCACCACCGACGTGTCGGCGGTCGGGGCGGAGACCAAGCTTTATTCGGTGCGGCTCTATGACTAGCCGCCCGATCCCCTTGCTTCGCCGGCTGCTGGCCGGATGCGGCGGCTCGGCGGCGGTGGAGTTCGCGCTGATCCTGCCGTTCATGACGCTGCTGTGCTTCGCCTTCGTCGGGGCAGGGCGGCTTTTCTGGAACTACCACATCGCCGTCTCGGCGGTGCGCGATGCGGCGCGCTACGCCGCCCGCTTGCCGATGACCTGCGCCGGCCTGACCAACGCCGGCGACACGACCAAGGTCCAGAACGTGGCGCGGACCGGGGTCGGCGACGGCGTCGGCTCGCCGCTGATCGCCAACTGGACCAGCAACGCCAGCGTCGTCGTTTCTGTGTCCTGCGTCAGCAACGCCGGCGGCGCCTATTCCGGCCGCTACGAGGACATGACCGGCGTGCCGATCGTCCAGGTCAGCGCCTCGCCGCCCTATATCGACTCCTTTGGTCCCCTGACCGGGATGACGCTGACCAGCTTCACGGTCAGCGCCCAGCAGGCGTGGACCGAATGAACGTCCGGGCCCACCGCCTTTTTCGACTGGCGCGCGACGAGCGGGGCGCCGCGGCCGCCGAGTTCGGCTTGGTCTGCCTGGTGTTCATCTCGATGCTGCTGGCCGTCATCGACATGGGCCGCCTGGCCTGGACCATCAACGCCGCCAAGGCCGCCACCCGCGAGGGCGTGCGCCTGGCCGTGGTGAGCCCGATCGTCTCCACCTACATGGCCGGTTACGACGGCCTGAACCAGAACATCCCCGGCGGCGGGACGGTCCCGGACATGGCGTTCAGATGCTCCGGGGCCAGCTCGACCTGCACGCAGATCGTCGGCAGCGGCGGGACCGCCGGCTTCGACGCCGCGACGTTCGCGGCCTTGCTGGCCAAGATGCAAGCCTACGATCCCGACATCACCGCCGCCAACGTGGTGATCACCTATCGTCATGTCGGCCTGGGCAAGGTGGGAAACCCCTTCGCTCCGGACATGGAGCCCCTGGTGACCGTCAGCCTGACCGGCATGACCTTCCAGAGCGCCGCCCTCCAGGTCGTGGGGGTCACGCCCTTCGCCCTGCCGAACATGGCTTCGACCCTCAGCGGAGAAAGCCTGTCATGAGCCTGCTCCCCTTCAACCGGATCAAGCCGCCCCCGGCGCCGGCCCCGCCGCAGCGGTCCTGCGCGTGGCGGGTAGGGCTGTGCCTGCCGGGCCTGGGCGCGGATCCGCCTCTGGCGATGCTGTCGGCCATGTTTCCGGCCGTCACCTTCCGCGGGCTGGACACGCCCTGGCCCGAGCGGGCCGCCCAGACCTTCGACCTGCTGATCGTCGGCCTGGACGCCGCCGATCCTGCCGAGATCGATCGCCTGACCACGCGCCTGTCGGCCTGCGCCGGCCGGATCGAGGTGCTGGTCGTGATGCGGGACGCCGACGTCGAACTGACCCGCCGCCTGATCCACCAGGGCGCGGCCGACGTGCTGCCCGCGCCCGTCACCGACACGGCCCTGGCCATCGCCCTGGAGCGGATTTTCTGCCGCCTGGACACCGGCCGCGCCCAGCGTCGCAGCGGCGAGATCATCACCCTGCTGAAGGCCGGCGGCGGCGTCGGCGCCACCTCGCTGGCGGTGCAGACCGCCGTGCGGCTGGCCGCCAACCCAGCCTCTGGGGGGGTCTGCGTGGCGGATCTCGACCTGCAGATGGGCGCCGCGGCGCTCTATCTCGACATTCCCGACCCGGTCACCGTGGCTCAGGTGCTGGCGGCCGGCGGGGCGGTCGAGGAGATGTCCTTCGCCACGGCCCTGACCGCGCACCGCAGCGGAGTGAGCGTGCTGGCCGCCCCCGGCGAGCTGATGCCCGTCGAGAGCCTGAACCCGGCTCTGATCGACGGACTGACGGCCGCCCTGCGCCGGGACTTCGAGATCACCCTGGTCGATCCGCCCACCGTCTGGACCGCCTGGACCAACCGCCTGCTGCGCCAGTCGCAGCGCATCCTGCTGGTCACCCGGCTGTCGGTGCCGCACGTGCACATGGTTCGCCGGCAGCTGCACATGCTGGCCGCCCAGCGGCTGGACGACGTGCCGGTCACGCTGATCTGCAACCAGGTCGAGGCCGAGGCCGGCGGCCTGACGCTGAAGGCGGCGCAGCAGGCGATCGGCCGGCCCTTCGACCTGGTCATCCCCGAGGATCGCCGCCTGATGCACCAGGCCATCGACCAGGGCGTGTCGCTGGCGTCGGTGCGGCGTGGCAGCAAGATCGAGGCGGCCATCGACCGCCTGGCGGACATGGTGGCGCCGGCGCGTGTCGCGGCGGCGGTGGGAGCGGAAAGGTAAGTCATGCTTTGGGGCGATGAAACCAGACATATCGAGGCCACGGCCGTGGCCGCCGCCTATCCGCAAGGGGCGCCTATCGACGACGCCCTGGGGCTGAAGGTCCGGCTGCACCAGCGGCTGATCGACCTGCTCAATCTGAACCTGCTGGACCGCACGCCGCGGGACGCCCTGCGGCAGGACATCCGCGGCGCGGTCACCGGCCTGCTGATGGAGGAAAAGCGGCTGCTGACCCCCAGCCAGACCGACCAGCTGGTCGAGGAGATCCTCGACGAGTTGCTGGGCCTGGGCCCCCTAGAGCCCCTGCTCAAGGACGACAGCGTCACCGACATCCTGATCAACACCCACGAGGTGGTCTATGTCGAGCGGGCCGGCCGCCTGCAGCGCACCAATGTCCGCTTCCAGGACACCCGCCACCTGGTGCGGATCATCAACAAGATCGTCGCCGCCGTGGGCCGGCGGGTCGACGAGAGCCAGCCGATGGTCGACGCCCGCCTGGCCGACGGTTCGCGGGTCAACGCCATCATCCCGCCGCTGGCGGTGGACGGGCCCCTGGTCTCGATCCGCAAGTTCGCCCGCTCGCCCCTGGCCATGGACCGCCTGGTCGAGCTCGGCAGCATCTCGCGGGAGATGGCGCAGGTGCTCCAGGCTGTGGTCCAGGCGCGCCGCAACGTGCTGATCTCCGGCGGCACCGGCTCGGGCAAGACCACCCTGCTCAACGCCCTGTCGGCCTATGTGGACGACCACGAGCGGATCATCACCATCGAGGACTCCGCCGAGCTACAGTTGCAGCAGTCGCATGTCGGTCGCCTGGAGACCCGCCCGGCCAATATCGAAGGCCAGGGCGAGGTGCAGCAGCGCGAGCTGGTCCGCAACGCCCTGCGCATGCGCCCCGACCGCATCATCGTCGGCGAGGTCCGCTCGGGCGAGGCCTTCGACATGCTGCAGGCGATGAACACCGGCCACGACGGCTCGATGACCACCGTCCACGCCAACACCCCGCGCGACGCCCTGTCGCGGGTCGAGCAGATGGTCGGCATGGCCGGGCTGGACATTCCCGCCCGGTCGATCCGGGGCCAGATCGCCTCGGCGATCCACGTCGTGATCCAGGCCGAGCGCATGGAGGACGGCACGCGCCGCATCGTGTCCGTGGCCGAGATCTCGGGCATGGAGGAGGACGTGATCTGCATGCAGGAGATCTTCCGCTTCCGACGTGTCGGCCGCGGGAGCGACGGGCGGGTGCTGGGCCAGTACGAGGCCGTCGGCGTGCGGCCCCGGTTCATGGAGGCGCTGGCCGCGCGGGGCATCAGTCTGCCGACCGACCTGTTCGCGGTCGGCCGGGTCTCGGCGTGACGCGATGGACACGCTCTTCTTCCCCATGGCGCTGGTCCTGGCCTTCGTGGCCGTGGCGATGGCCGGCCAGGCCCTGATCGGCCTCTTCCTCGGCGCGCGCGAACAGACCCAGCGCGTCAACCGTCGCCTGACTCTGATGGCGACCGGCCTGTCGCAGGAGGCGGTCTACCAGACGCTGGTGCGCAAGCCGCGCGACAGCTGGATCGGCCGCACGCCCTACGCGGCCCTGCACACGCGGGCCCTGCTCTATTGCCGCCAGGCCGGACTGTCGGCCGGGCCGATGCAGGTGCTGGGCGTGGCCGGCGGCGCGGCGGCCACGCTCTGGCTGCTGGCGATGGTCTTCCTGCGCGGCGTGTCGGTCGCCTCGCCCTTTCCGCAGGTGCTGATGGCGGGCTTCGGTGCGACCGGTCTGTGCTTCGCGGTCGCGGCGCTGTGGATCGCTCGCCGTCGCGCCGCGCGCCTGGCCAAGCTGGAAGAGCAGCTTCCGTTGGCGCTGGACGTCATGATCCGCGCCCTGCGGGCCGGCCATCCGGTGATCTCCGCGGTCAATCTGGTGACCCAGGAGATGCCCGATCCGATCGGCAGCGAGTTCGGCCTGGTGATGGACGAGACCACCTATGGCGGCGAGTTCCGGGACGCCTTGCGCAGCCTGGCCCGTCGGACCGGCTCAGCCGACATCGCCTTCTTCGCCGTCAGCATCGCCATCCAGACCGAAACCGGCGGCAACCTGGCCGAGATCCTGTCCGGCCTGGCCACCGTGATCCGCGGCCGGGCCTCGCTGAACAAGCGCATCCGCGCCCTGTCCAGCGAAGGGCGGATGTCGGCGCTGATCCTCTCGCTGCTGCCCCTGGTCTGCGTCTCGGCGGTCAGCCTGTTCCACCCGGAGTTCTACACCAGCAAGTTTTCCGATCCCGCCTTCTGGCCGATCGTCGCCGGCATCGTACTGCTCTACGGCGTCGGCCAGCTGATGATCCGCCGGATCGTCACCTTCAAATATTGAGGACGTCATGGACGACGCGCTGAGCATCACTTTGCAGATCGCGGTCTTCGCGGCCGTCGTCGGCGGCGTCCTGGCCGTGGTCTGGCGTCTCGAGCAGGGCGCGCTGATCCGTCGCCGGATGAAGGACGGGCCGGCCGCGGCCCAGGGCGCGCCCGACGAGACGCTGTTCAAGGTCGCTCGCCCGGCCAATCCCCTGCTGTCCTGGGTGCAAGCCCGTCTGCCGGCGGCGCGGAAGGACCAGCCTTCGCGCCTGGCCCGCACCCTGGCCGAGGCCGGTTTTCCCGCGCCGTCCGCGCCCGCCTGGTACGCCCTGGCCCGCATTGGCTCGGCCGTGGGCCTGCCGCTGATCCTGCTCGTTTCCCAGAAGCTGTCTTCGGCGCCGATTACCGGCCTGAAACTGGTCGTCGCCGCCCTGGTGCTGTGCGGCCTGGGCCTGGTCGTGCCGGCGATGATCGTAGACCTGCGCGCCGCCGGCCGCCGCGAGCGGCTGGAGAACCAATTCCCCGACGCCCTGGACCTGATGGTGGTCTGCATCGAGGCCGGTTTGGGATTCGACGCGGCCTTCGTGCGGGTGTCGCAGGAAATCGCCGCCTCGCACCGCGACATCGCCTTCGAGTTCGGCCGGGTCTCGCAGGAACTGCGCGCGGGACGGTCCCGCCCCGACGCCCTGCGGCGGATGAGCGAGCGGGTCAATGTCGACGCCCTGCGCGCCTTCGCCGCCCTGATGATCCAGACCGACAGCCTGGGCGCCAGCGTCGGCCAGACCCTGCGCACCTATTCGGCCGAGATGCGCGAGCGGCGGTTCCTGCGCGGCGAGGAGAAGGCCATGCGCATTCCCGTGCTGCTGACCTTGCCGCTGGTGGCCTGCATCCTGCCCGTGATCATCACGGCCCTGCTGCTGCCGGCGGGCCTGGACGTGGCCCACAACCTGCTTCCCGCTCTCAAGAGGCACTGACCATGCGACGCCTGTTGCTGACGATCGTCTGTTGCGCGCTCCTTCCAAGCCTGGGCGGCTGCGTGGTCTGGCGCGGGGTGGCCAACCTGGTCCGGCCGGCCCCCCAGGTCGCCGAGGTTCGGGCCGTCCCCGCCCCCGGTCTGGTCGCGCCGGAACTGACCGCCGTAGCCGATCGACTGTACGCCCGCGCCGCCGACGCCATCCGCGTCCGCGACTACGCCCTGGCGCTGGAGCTGCTGCAGGTCGCCGCGGCCCGTGCGCCCGCCGACGTGAGGGTGCTCAACGCCCAGGCCGTGATCTATGACAAGCTGGGGCGGTTCGATCTCAGCGCCCGCTACTACGCTCGCGCCCTGGCGGTTGACCCGGGTTCGTCGATCGTCGCGCACAACATCGCCTATTCGGCCCGGCTGAGCGGGCGGGCGGTCGACACCGGTCGTCTCCTGGCGGGCGGTCCGCCCGAGGGACCCGCCGCCGGGAATGGCGGAGCAATTCCGGTGGGGGCGCCGTGATGGCCAAGATCCTGTTCCCCGCCGCCGCCTGCGTTCTCCTGCTGGCCGCCACGCCTGTCGCCGCGGCCGGCGGCTGGGGACGCGCCAAGCCCGCCGCCCCGCCTTCCGCCTTGCCGGCCAGCGCGCCGGCGGCCGATCCGGCGACCCGCGAGGCGACAGCGCTGGCGATCGAGACCGCCCTGGCCGAGGATCGCCTTGTGGACGCCTCCAGCCTGCTCGGCCAGGCCCTGACCGCCAACGGCGGCGATCCGCGCCTGCTGACGCTGTTGGGCGAGACGTGCCTGGCGCGAGGCGACGCCCAGGCCGCCCTGGCGACCTTCGCCCGGGTTCCCGTCGGCGATCCCTCGGCCCCCCGAGCGCGGCAGGGCGAGGGGCTGGCCCTGTCGGCCCTGGGACGTTCGGACGCCGCGCTCCAGGCCCTGCACGCCGCCGTCGCCGGCGATCCTCGCCTCTGGCGCGCCTGGAACGGACTGGGCCGCGAATACGATCGACGCCACGACTGGCCGGCGGCCGAGGACGCCTACGCGCACGCCCTGGACGCTTCCGGACGCGACGCCCTGGCGCTCAACAATCGCGGCTATTCCCGGCTCCTGCAGGGCCGGTTGCCGGAGGCCTCGACCGATCTGGTCGCGGCGCTGGAAAAGAAGCCCGACCTGGCCGCCGCGCGGAACAACCTGCGCTTGGTCCTGGCGCTGCGGGGAGACTACGCCCGGGCCTCGTCGCGCGGCGCTGGCGGCGACGATCCCGCGGCCTTGCTCAACAACGCCGGCTTCGCCGCCCTGTTGCGGGGCGACTACGACACCGCCGTCGCCCTGCTCGACCAGGCCGGAAAGGCGCGTAGCGTCTACTACGCCAGGGCCGGCGAGAACCGGCGTCTGGCCTTGAGCCTCAAGGCCCAGGACCAGCGCCTGGATGGGGCCGCGGCCGGAGCGCCGGCGGCGAGCGGGCAGGTCGGCCATGGAAACTGATTACGGACGCCTGATCTGGGCGGGCGCCTATGCCGGCTTGCTGCTCATCGCGGCCGGCAGCGACGCCTGGAGCCGCCGGATCCCCAACTGGTCGGTGCTGGCCATGGCCGGCCTGTTCCTGGTCGGCCTGCCGTTCGGCTGGCCGGTCGCCTCCTGGGCCGCTTGCTTGGGCGCCATGGCTCTGGCCCTGGCGATCGGATTTCCCATGTTCGCGGCCCGGCTGGTGGGCGCGGGGGACGTCAAGCTGCTGGCCGCCGCCGCCCTTTTCATGGGCCTGGACCACCTGCTGCTCCTGTTCGTGGCCACCGCCATGGCGGGGGGCGCTCTGGCGCTGCTGGCTCTGACCGCGCGCCCCTACGCCCCGGCGCTGGCCGCCGCCGGCTGGCCCCGATTGCGCCCCGGTGTTCCCTACGGCGTCGCGATCGCCGCCGGCGCCATCTATGCGGGCTGGAATGCGGGCCTGTTCACGCTCACCCAGCACTTGGTCCGTATCGATCTGGGGCCCTGAAACCAGCATACGGCTTTTGCGTACATGTATTCCTTTGAGGGAATTTCTCTCGGAAAGCGAGATGTTTTCAATCTGTATCACAACGATTGACTACCCAATCCAGGGTACGATTGCAGTGAAGAAATAATATCAAATGCTCATAGGAGCGATCAAGGCGTGATGGATATAGAAGTATACAAAAAAGTGTAAATTACACTACACAACCGACGATTTACACCGGAAAGTACTTCAAGATAATCCGACAGGCCGCGATCGCACATAACAGCGTGGGCGCCGCAGATGGGATTGATCAAGATGATCGAGGTAGTGG
It encodes:
- a CDS encoding pilus assembly protein TadG-related protein codes for the protein MAALTGVALVGLVAIGGLAYDVSRAYALRAELESAVDAAALAGASQLDGSEGAMGRAQTAAMGSLVSNRGALADAFEGNVAISAGDIAFLSAHDPDVAATSNANASFIRISLTPRSLGLVFGALTGVGGFNATARAVAGYGTAICKVPPLLLCNPNEATSLTFDGDAYIGKSVLLTPPPGGNGAWGPGNFGFLSVGSGAADVKNAMGRSPPLTECFGATAQTQTGNIASADDWFNVRFDIYKSSAGGNKNDPLFLPAMNTMVGAKTGAGASACSPSVSAPSNSCASAAALANGTGFPLDCGQTGVLGSGVWNAAQYFATNHSGINPTTYTPQVPAGSSGTGWAAYGPAPAAGGTSPTRYQVYKWELAMLDGSIAKPAGAFSDGQTATSGSHDYAAPQCNKTGAQVAPDRRTISAVIANCHADNVHGSSTVHIIAYVDLFLTAPAVSNSIYGEVIGTTTDVSAVGAETKLYSVRLYD
- a CDS encoding TadE/TadG family type IV pilus assembly protein → MTSRPIPLLRRLLAGCGGSAAVEFALILPFMTLLCFAFVGAGRLFWNYHIAVSAVRDAARYAARLPMTCAGLTNAGDTTKVQNVARTGVGDGVGSPLIANWTSNASVVVSVSCVSNAGGAYSGRYEDMTGVPIVQVSASPPYIDSFGPLTGMTLTSFTVSAQQAWTE
- a CDS encoding TadE/TadG family type IV pilus assembly protein gives rise to the protein MNVRAHRLFRLARDERGAAAAEFGLVCLVFISMLLAVIDMGRLAWTINAAKAATREGVRLAVVSPIVSTYMAGYDGLNQNIPGGGTVPDMAFRCSGASSTCTQIVGSGGTAGFDAATFAALLAKMQAYDPDITAANVVITYRHVGLGKVGNPFAPDMEPLVTVSLTGMTFQSAALQVVGVTPFALPNMASTLSGESLS
- a CDS encoding AAA family ATPase — translated: MSLLPFNRIKPPPAPAPPQRSCAWRVGLCLPGLGADPPLAMLSAMFPAVTFRGLDTPWPERAAQTFDLLIVGLDAADPAEIDRLTTRLSACAGRIEVLVVMRDADVELTRRLIHQGAADVLPAPVTDTALAIALERIFCRLDTGRAQRRSGEIITLLKAGGGVGATSLAVQTAVRLAANPASGGVCVADLDLQMGAAALYLDIPDPVTVAQVLAAGGAVEEMSFATALTAHRSGVSVLAAPGELMPVESLNPALIDGLTAALRRDFEITLVDPPTVWTAWTNRLLRQSQRILLVTRLSVPHVHMVRRQLHMLAAQRLDDVPVTLICNQVEAEAGGLTLKAAQQAIGRPFDLVIPEDRRLMHQAIDQGVSLASVRRGSKIEAAIDRLADMVAPARVAAAVGAER
- a CDS encoding CpaF family protein, with product MLWGDETRHIEATAVAAAYPQGAPIDDALGLKVRLHQRLIDLLNLNLLDRTPRDALRQDIRGAVTGLLMEEKRLLTPSQTDQLVEEILDELLGLGPLEPLLKDDSVTDILINTHEVVYVERAGRLQRTNVRFQDTRHLVRIINKIVAAVGRRVDESQPMVDARLADGSRVNAIIPPLAVDGPLVSIRKFARSPLAMDRLVELGSISREMAQVLQAVVQARRNVLISGGTGSGKTTLLNALSAYVDDHERIITIEDSAELQLQQSHVGRLETRPANIEGQGEVQQRELVRNALRMRPDRIIVGEVRSGEAFDMLQAMNTGHDGSMTTVHANTPRDALSRVEQMVGMAGLDIPARSIRGQIASAIHVVIQAERMEDGTRRIVSVAEISGMEEDVICMQEIFRFRRVGRGSDGRVLGQYEAVGVRPRFMEALAARGISLPTDLFAVGRVSA
- a CDS encoding type II secretion system F family protein; protein product: MDTLFFPMALVLAFVAVAMAGQALIGLFLGAREQTQRVNRRLTLMATGLSQEAVYQTLVRKPRDSWIGRTPYAALHTRALLYCRQAGLSAGPMQVLGVAGGAAATLWLLAMVFLRGVSVASPFPQVLMAGFGATGLCFAVAALWIARRRAARLAKLEEQLPLALDVMIRALRAGHPVISAVNLVTQEMPDPIGSEFGLVMDETTYGGEFRDALRSLARRTGSADIAFFAVSIAIQTETGGNLAEILSGLATVIRGRASLNKRIRALSSEGRMSALILSLLPLVCVSAVSLFHPEFYTSKFSDPAFWPIVAGIVLLYGVGQLMIRRIVTFKY
- a CDS encoding type II secretion system F family protein, translated to MDDALSITLQIAVFAAVVGGVLAVVWRLEQGALIRRRMKDGPAAAQGAPDETLFKVARPANPLLSWVQARLPAARKDQPSRLARTLAEAGFPAPSAPAWYALARIGSAVGLPLILLVSQKLSSAPITGLKLVVAALVLCGLGLVVPAMIVDLRAAGRRERLENQFPDALDLMVVCIEAGLGFDAAFVRVSQEIAASHRDIAFEFGRVSQELRAGRSRPDALRRMSERVNVDALRAFAALMIQTDSLGASVGQTLRTYSAEMRERRFLRGEEKAMRIPVLLTLPLVACILPVIITALLLPAGLDVAHNLLPALKRH
- a CDS encoding tetratricopeptide repeat protein, which produces MRRLLLTIVCCALLPSLGGCVVWRGVANLVRPAPQVAEVRAVPAPGLVAPELTAVADRLYARAADAIRVRDYALALELLQVAAARAPADVRVLNAQAVIYDKLGRFDLSARYYARALAVDPGSSIVAHNIAYSARLSGRAVDTGRLLAGGPPEGPAAGNGGAIPVGAP
- a CDS encoding tetratricopeptide repeat protein, whose protein sequence is MAKILFPAAACVLLLAATPVAAAGGWGRAKPAAPPSALPASAPAADPATREATALAIETALAEDRLVDASSLLGQALTANGGDPRLLTLLGETCLARGDAQAALATFARVPVGDPSAPRARQGEGLALSALGRSDAALQALHAAVAGDPRLWRAWNGLGREYDRRHDWPAAEDAYAHALDASGRDALALNNRGYSRLLQGRLPEASTDLVAALEKKPDLAAARNNLRLVLALRGDYARASSRGAGGDDPAALLNNAGFAALLRGDYDTAVALLDQAGKARSVYYARAGENRRLALSLKAQDQRLDGAAAGAPAASGQVGHGN
- a CDS encoding A24 family peptidase yields the protein METDYGRLIWAGAYAGLLLIAAGSDAWSRRIPNWSVLAMAGLFLVGLPFGWPVASWAACLGAMALALAIGFPMFAARLVGAGDVKLLAAAALFMGLDHLLLLFVATAMAGGALALLALTARPYAPALAAAGWPRLRPGVPYGVAIAAGAIYAGWNAGLFTLTQHLVRIDLGP